The genomic DNA TAATAATGAGTCTTCACTCCAAGGTTTATTGTCGAAAACCATATCAATCATTTTAGATAAGCCTATTAAATAATAGCCTCCGTCTTCTGCTGGTCCAAAAACGACATCATTATGCTTTAAGGCCTTTAGACCTTTGTTGATATGTTGGGCAGTAATATCAGGTAAATCCGAACCAATTAAGGTAATACGTTCATAGCCATCATCAAACCCTTTTTTAAACGCATGTTTCATGCGCTCGCCTAAATCGATACCCTTTTGTACCGCTTTATATTGGTTTTGCCATTTTGTATCTATCACAGCATCCGAAAAGTAAATACGTTTATCTGCTTCTAGATGCCGAGTAGCTTCTTCGGTAACTTTAACCAATTCAGCATATACATCGAAAGCACCTTGATTACCAATGGTTTTGGCGAGGCGTGTTTTAACTTTTCCTAGCTTAATGTTTTTTACAAAAACGATAACAAGTTCTTTATTCATATACTTTTATTCCTTTTTTTAACCATTGACTCCATTTGAGAGAAAATGTGTGAACACTATCTGTTTCTTTTTCTACAGCATTAAAAATGGGTAGATCATTGTTTTTCCATTCAAAAATACCACCAAAAAGATTTTTTACATTTTTATAACCTGCTTTTTTCAAACTATCACCTATAGATTCGGAGCGAATACCAACTGAGCAGTATACTATAATTTGAGACGCTTTATTTGGAATTTTTTTAGGAATACTGTCTATTTTAAAATGATCATATCCAACATGAATAGCATTTTTTAAATGACTTGTTTGATATTCTTTGAATTCCCTGGAATCTAAAAGGATAACATCCGTATCTAGTGTGCTTAACTCCTGGTGCGTAATATAAGGCACACTATTATCATTATATTTTTTCAATAGTTTATTAATTGACTTTTGTGCTTGCAGAAGATATATATTGCTAAAAGAAAGTAAAAATAAGATAATATATTTCATAGTGATTTAGTCTCTCAAATTTAATAAAATTACAACTGAATGCCGAACCCCTGTAATCCGCTTTCAACAGCCGGTAAAATTTCAGTGTTATCCCAAATGCCCGTTATAATGGTTCTGGCATATTCCTTAGGCAGTAAATCATTGTTCATGAGTTTATTGGCTAACTTGTAGTTGTAATTTAGTGTGTGGTGCTCATAGCTTAAAATACCATTTTCATCATTTAAAATAGCATACCAAACGTTTGAATTGCCATCGTTAGCAGGCATACCAATAACTCCTGGGTTTAACCAAAGTTTGTCTTCTTTTTTGTCATGGAAGGGTAGGCCACAATGACCAGCTACAATCATATCAAAATTATCTACATCAAAATTTTGAGATTTGACGCTCCAAGGTGTCGATTTAAATATAAATTCAGAAGTATTTGAATACGATCCATGGACTACCATCACTTTTTTACCAGCGTAATTAAAGGTGATATGGTCAGGTAGTGTGTTCATGAATTCCAGAGAATTTTTTGAAAGTTTACTTTGTGCATAAGGATACCAGAGTTGTGAAAATCCATCACATCTGGAACCTTTTTTGAAATCACATCCACAATCTTCAGCACCTTCCCGAAGCTGAATTTCTACATTCCCGGCAATACTTTTAGCCTTCCAAATTTTAAAGAGTTGTACGGATTCTTCTGGTTGAGCACAATAGCCCACAATATCACCAGTGCAAATACAGTTTTCGGGAGTAATACCTTCATATTCTGCTACCAGTTTTAAGGCTTCCAAAGCCTGGAGATTACTGTAAACACCTCCAAAAAGTAATACTTTGCCAGTTAAACCATCAATATGTTCTATTTTTTTACCCATTTTGGAAGTATATAAAGAATTAAACAACATAGCATGCCCCAAATATTTACCCATAGTAAATCAGCATATTTTCCTTCTGTAAAAATGAATGCCTTTGGAAACATTTCAAAAATTAAAATGAATCCGAAAATTAAGCCACAGATCACACTTAAATAGAAGCTTATTTTAGGGACTTTAATATTCCAGAATACAAAAACAGGTGTTAGGCCAATGACCATAGTTCCCGATATGGTTGTTGCTGATAATATTTCAGCATCTAAAAACACAGGAAGTGTTCCTAATACAGCTATAACGATCATTGAAATTCGACCAAAAGAGAGACCTGCCCCTATTTTTAAATCTACAACTAAGAGTTTTGAAAATGATGAAAATGTAGAGTCTAAAGTTGATGCGGCTGAGGTGATCATGATGAAATTTATAACCAAGAGAATGACTATGCCAAAGGCTTTGCCAACTTCAACAGCAGCCTGTCCTTTCATACCTTGCGTTTGTGCATAGATACCAATGATACTAAATAAAATAATGCAGAAGCCACCTAAAACACTAGCTAGTAAAAAACTCCTGCGCGTTACTTTTGGTGATGCAATAAATGCGCGATCTGTTAAAACAGGGTCGTGAAAAGGGTAACTAAAAGACTGAATAATAGCTGCAAAAAATAAATTGAGCCCTAATTCAAAACTCCAGGTTCCTGACATGACCACATCTTTAGTAGAAAAATTTTCAATAGAAAATACATGCCATAAGATGACGATCAGTAATACGGAAAATAATACCATTTGTATTACATCTGTGAAAATGGAACTACTTAATCCGCCTTTAATGGTATAAGCTAATGTTAATGCAGTAAAAACAAGAATGGCTAGATAATAAGGTTGACTTCCTGTATCTCCAAAGT from Flavivirga abyssicola includes the following:
- a CDS encoding TIGR04282 family arsenosugar biosynthesis glycosyltransferase — protein: MNKELVIVFVKNIKLGKVKTRLAKTIGNQGAFDVYAELVKVTEEATRHLEADKRIYFSDAVIDTKWQNQYKAVQKGIDLGERMKHAFKKGFDDGYERITLIGSDLPDITAQHINKGLKALKHNDVVFGPAEDGGYYLIGLSKMIDMVFDNKPWSEDSLLEVTLAELKSNKIEYTTLETLNDIDTFEDLVTSEFYKSNLELQEKIKPLSL
- a CDS encoding rhodanese-like domain-containing protein; translation: MKKYNDNSVPYITHQELSTLDTDVILLDSREFKEYQTSHLKNAIHVGYDHFKIDSIPKKIPNKASQIIVYCSVGIRSESIGDSLKKAGYKNVKNLFGGIFEWKNNDLPIFNAVEKETDSVHTFSLKWSQWLKKGIKVYE
- a CDS encoding metallophosphoesterase family protein yields the protein MGKKIEHIDGLTGKVLLFGGVYSNLQALEALKLVAEYEGITPENCICTGDIVGYCAQPEESVQLFKIWKAKSIAGNVEIQLREGAEDCGCDFKKGSRCDGFSQLWYPYAQSKLSKNSLEFMNTLPDHITFNYAGKKVMVVHGSYSNTSEFIFKSTPWSVKSQNFDVDNFDMIVAGHCGLPFHDKKEDKLWLNPGVIGMPANDGNSNVWYAILNDENGILSYEHHTLNYNYKLANKLMNNDLLPKEYARTIITGIWDNTEILPAVESGLQGFGIQL
- a CDS encoding sodium:solute symporter family transporter: MNNVLNIAFYLSESSFFSERLAWAQWALIIISSTVLFFLSPLAKTTDQFFKAVSNRKTPNTIVLTGSLIISWIFAKSITNAANLGLDFGIVGGVAYAGYYLSFAIAGVLIYQIRTKGGYKSIHEFLTSRFGKGAMAIFSVLIAIRLFNEVWSNTMVIGSYFGDTGSQPYYLAILVFTALTLAYTIKGGLSSSIFTDVIQMVLFSVLLIVILWHVFSIENFSTKDVVMSGTWSFELGLNLFFAAIIQSFSYPFHDPVLTDRAFIASPKVTRRSFLLASVLGGFCIILFSIIGIYAQTQGMKGQAAVEVGKAFGIVILLVINFIMITSAASTLDSTFSSFSKLLVVDLKIGAGLSFGRISMIVIAVLGTLPVFLDAEILSATTISGTMVIGLTPVFVFWNIKVPKISFYLSVICGLIFGFILIFEMFPKAFIFTEGKYADLLWVNIWGMLCCLILYILPKWVKK